In the Geobacter sp. FeAm09 genome, one interval contains:
- a CDS encoding family 16 glycoside hydrolase, which yields MKKTFVCIATLFLLAAGIACAAGIRKYSFDNETFGAESRAFVSLVGTWRIDRNGTRQVYAVDGRKWEQGLMSSGAAEKARTLYGNRSAEFLRNLEAYKYFPLAILKDVPEFRNGTISVSFMGLGGRIDQAAGIAFNIRPNGEYLVMRANALENNLVLFKMEHGKRSSEQWMRNVPTPANAWHTMKVTINGKRIEGFINGTKLIDYTWKEEINGRIGLWSKADSYVVFDNFEVQAR from the coding sequence ATGAAAAAAACGTTTGTGTGTATTGCAACACTGTTCCTGCTGGCAGCCGGGATTGCCTGCGCCGCGGGCATCCGGAAGTATTCCTTTGATAATGAGACCTTCGGGGCCGAATCCCGGGCATTCGTTTCACTGGTCGGTACCTGGCGCATCGACAGGAACGGTACGCGGCAGGTGTATGCCGTGGACGGCAGGAAATGGGAGCAGGGGCTCATGTCCAGCGGCGCGGCCGAAAAGGCCAGAACGCTTTACGGTAACCGCTCCGCCGAGTTCCTCCGCAACCTGGAGGCGTACAAATACTTTCCCCTGGCCATCCTGAAGGATGTACCCGAGTTCCGCAACGGCACCATAAGCGTCTCTTTCATGGGGCTCGGCGGGCGCATCGACCAGGCTGCCGGCATCGCCTTCAACATCAGGCCAAACGGGGAATATCTGGTGATGAGGGCCAACGCCCTGGAGAACAACCTCGTCCTTTTCAAGATGGAACACGGCAAACGTTCATCGGAGCAGTGGATGCGCAATGTGCCGACCCCAGCCAATGCCTGGCATACCATGAAGGTAACGATCAACGGCAAACGGATCGAGGGCTTTATCAACGGCACGAAGCTCATCGACTATACCTGGAAAGAGGAGATCAACGGCAGGATCGGCCTCTGGTCGAAAGCGGATTCCTACGTCGTCTTTGACAATTTCGAGGTGCAGGCGCGCTAG
- a CDS encoding glycerate kinase yields the protein MTQADKHILQSLFKAALSAVEPGAALAPHLERVGERLRSEGLQRLVVAGFGKAAIPMALAVQGRLGDLVSGGLVVVPHGITLPPFVTGGLKSLDLAFAGHPHPDHAGEAAARRIMELVRSCDRQTLLLLLVSGGGSALLAAPAEGITLEEKRATAALLMAAGADIHELNTVRKHLSAVKGGQLARLAFPARVVSLMISDVPGDRPDVIASGPAVPDPTTFGDALAVLGRFGLTGRVPPAVRRRLEQGNAGMAAETPKPGDPLFAKVESIIAARNRDALDAAAVAAEGLGLAARVSDDIVAGEAREAGRRLAHEALRCREELPPGQRLCLVSGGETTVAVTGNGKGGRNQELALAFALEIAATPGITLLSAGTDGIDGPTDAAGAIVDGDTVPLARLAGLDPLAALAANDAYPLLDACGALLKCGPTGTNVMDMQMCLITGGSVTP from the coding sequence GTGACGCAAGCCGACAAACATATCCTGCAGAGCCTCTTCAAGGCCGCCCTTTCGGCGGTGGAGCCGGGGGCGGCTCTGGCCCCGCATCTGGAACGGGTGGGGGAGCGCCTGCGCAGCGAGGGGCTCCAGCGCCTCGTGGTGGCCGGTTTCGGCAAGGCGGCCATCCCCATGGCCCTGGCCGTCCAGGGACGGTTGGGCGACCTGGTATCCGGCGGGCTCGTCGTCGTCCCCCACGGTATCACCCTTCCCCCCTTCGTCACCGGGGGACTCAAATCGCTCGACTTGGCCTTTGCCGGCCATCCCCACCCGGACCACGCCGGCGAGGCGGCGGCCCGGCGCATCATGGAACTGGTCCGCTCCTGCGACCGGCAGACCCTGCTGCTCCTTCTGGTCTCCGGCGGCGGTTCGGCCCTTTTGGCGGCCCCGGCCGAGGGAATCACCCTGGAGGAAAAACGGGCCACGGCCGCTCTCCTCATGGCGGCGGGGGCCGACATCCATGAGTTGAACACGGTGCGCAAGCACCTCTCCGCCGTCAAGGGGGGGCAGTTGGCCCGCCTGGCCTTTCCGGCCCGGGTCGTGTCTCTCATGATTTCGGATGTGCCGGGGGACCGGCCGGACGTAATCGCCTCGGGGCCGGCCGTGCCCGATCCGACCACCTTCGGCGATGCCCTGGCGGTGCTGGGGCGCTTCGGCCTCACGGGCCGGGTACCTCCCGCCGTCCGCCGGCGTCTGGAACAAGGCAATGCCGGGATGGCGGCCGAGACCCCCAAGCCGGGGGACCCCCTTTTCGCCAAGGTGGAGAGCATTATTGCGGCGCGCAACCGGGACGCTCTTGACGCCGCCGCCGTAGCGGCAGAGGGCTTGGGGCTCGCGGCGCGCGTGTCTGACGATATTGTGGCCGGCGAGGCGCGGGAGGCGGGGCGGCGGCTGGCCCACGAGGCGCTGCGCTGCCGGGAGGAACTGCCCCCGGGGCAGCGGCTTTGTCTGGTGAGCGGCGGCGAGACCACGGTCGCGGTCACGGGGAACGGCAAGGGAGGGCGCAACCAGGAGTTGGCCCTGGCCTTTGCCCTGGAAATCGCCGCGACGCCGGGCATCACCCTCCTGTCCGCCGGTACCGACGGCATCGACGGACCGACGGATGCTGCCGGGGCCATCGTGGATGGGGATACCGTCCCCCTGGCCCGGCTGGCCGGTCTGGACCCCCTGGCCGCCCTGGCGGCGAACGACGCCTATCCGCTGCTGGACGCCTGCGGCGCGCTTTTGAAATGCGGGCCGACCGGGACCAATGTGATGGACATGCAGATGTGCCTGATAACCGGCGGGAGCGTAACACCATGA
- the ltaE gene encoding low-specificity L-threonine aldolase, giving the protein MIDLRSDTVTRPGPEMRAAMMDAQVGDDVWGDDPTVNRLQTVVAERSGKEAALFLPSGTQSNLAALMAHCERGDEYIVGQVAHTYKYEGGGAAVLGSIVPQPIENAADGTLPLDKVASAIKHHGPGMGAHFARTRLLALEDTFNGQVLPARYIREAAALARERGLALHLDGARVCNAAVARNETLAQACAPFDSVSICFSKGLGAPVGSVLVGSQAFIERAHRWRKVLGGGMRQAGFLAAACLYALDSHFDRLAQDHANAEHLARGLGAIDQVTVTGQATNMVFARFPEEACAQLQAYLAERGMLVQVAPTTRLVTHLDVTEADLDDFVAAVKEYFSRG; this is encoded by the coding sequence ATCATCGACCTGCGCAGCGACACCGTGACCCGGCCCGGGCCTGAGATGCGGGCCGCCATGATGGACGCGCAGGTGGGGGACGACGTGTGGGGGGACGACCCCACGGTCAACCGATTGCAGACCGTGGTGGCGGAACGCAGCGGCAAGGAGGCGGCCCTGTTCCTGCCCAGCGGTACCCAGAGCAACCTGGCGGCGCTGATGGCCCACTGCGAACGGGGTGACGAGTATATCGTGGGCCAGGTGGCCCATACCTACAAGTACGAGGGGGGCGGCGCCGCGGTGCTCGGCTCCATCGTGCCCCAGCCCATCGAGAACGCCGCCGACGGCACCTTGCCCCTGGATAAGGTCGCAAGCGCCATCAAGCACCACGGCCCGGGCATGGGGGCGCACTTTGCCCGCACCCGGCTTCTGGCGCTGGAAGACACCTTCAACGGCCAGGTGCTTCCGGCCCGGTATATACGTGAAGCCGCCGCCCTGGCCCGGGAGCGGGGCCTGGCCCTGCACCTTGACGGGGCGCGGGTCTGCAATGCCGCAGTGGCCCGGAATGAAACCCTGGCCCAGGCGTGCGCTCCGTTCGATTCCGTCTCCATCTGTTTTTCCAAGGGGTTGGGGGCGCCGGTGGGGTCGGTGCTGGTCGGGTCGCAGGCGTTCATCGAGCGCGCCCACCGCTGGCGCAAGGTGCTGGGGGGCGGCATGCGCCAGGCCGGTTTTCTGGCCGCGGCCTGCCTGTACGCCCTGGACAGCCACTTCGACCGGCTGGCCCAGGACCACGCCAATGCCGAGCATCTGGCCCGGGGACTGGGTGCCATCGACCAGGTCACGGTGACGGGGCAGGCCACCAATATGGTGTTCGCCCGATTCCCGGAAGAGGCGTGCGCGCAGTTGCAGGCGTATTTGGCCGAACGGGGGATGCTGGTGCAGGTGGCGCCCACCACCCGCCTGGTCACCCACCTGGACGTGACGGAGGCGGACCTGGATGACTTTGTGGCTGCCGTGAAAGAGTACTTTAGCCGGGGGTGA
- a CDS encoding class I SAM-dependent rRNA methyltransferase encodes MIRIVLHKNEDKRIKCGHPWVFSNEIREVSDKACAPGAAAELYDAGGGFIGCGHYNPRSLIAFRLLSRHRADLDLPEFYEQRVACALAHRQVLYPGMATFRAVYGESDFLPGLVVDKYGDHLSVQFLSAGMDVRRDLVAEALQRVFAPAGIIARNDVGVRHLEGLEEKVELLAGEIPDLVAMEENGLRFQVNLREGQKTGGFLDQKENHLLLKGISDGKAVLDCFCYTGSWAVHAASFGAASALGIDISARAVAQAARNAELNGLGGRATFEECDAFERLRSLHHEGRRFGVVVMDPPAFVKNRKNIAEATKGYLTVNRRALELLEPGGYLITCSCSYHMGREPFRDLLTQAARLAKREVRLVSSRAQAPDHPVLLSFPESEYLKCFVLQAVG; translated from the coding sequence ATGATTCGCATTGTTTTGCATAAGAACGAGGACAAACGCATCAAGTGCGGCCACCCCTGGGTGTTCAGCAACGAGATCCGCGAGGTGTCGGACAAGGCCTGCGCCCCCGGTGCGGCGGCCGAACTGTACGACGCTGGCGGCGGCTTCATCGGCTGCGGCCACTACAACCCCCGCTCCCTCATCGCCTTCCGCCTCCTTTCGCGGCACCGGGCAGACCTGGACCTGCCCGAATTCTACGAGCAGCGCGTGGCCTGCGCCCTGGCCCACCGTCAGGTGCTCTATCCCGGCATGGCTACCTTCCGGGCCGTGTACGGCGAGAGTGATTTCCTCCCCGGCCTGGTGGTGGACAAGTACGGCGACCACCTGTCGGTGCAGTTCCTCTCCGCGGGCATGGACGTGCGCCGGGATCTGGTGGCGGAGGCGCTGCAGCGGGTCTTTGCCCCGGCCGGGATCATCGCCCGCAACGACGTGGGGGTACGACATCTGGAGGGGCTGGAGGAAAAGGTGGAACTGCTGGCGGGGGAGATCCCCGACCTGGTGGCGATGGAGGAGAACGGCCTCCGCTTCCAGGTGAACCTGCGGGAAGGGCAGAAGACCGGCGGCTTCCTGGACCAGAAGGAGAACCACCTGCTATTGAAGGGGATCAGCGATGGGAAAGCGGTGCTGGACTGCTTCTGCTACACCGGGAGTTGGGCCGTGCACGCCGCCTCCTTCGGCGCCGCGTCGGCCCTGGGGATCGACATCTCGGCCCGGGCCGTGGCCCAGGCCGCCCGCAACGCGGAGCTGAACGGCCTGGGCGGCCGGGCCACCTTCGAGGAGTGCGACGCCTTCGAGCGCCTCCGTTCCCTGCACCACGAGGGGCGGCGCTTCGGGGTGGTGGTCATGGACCCGCCGGCCTTCGTCAAAAACCGCAAGAACATCGCCGAGGCCACCAAGGGGTATCTCACCGTCAACCGCCGCGCCCTGGAACTCCTGGAGCCGGGCGGCTACCTGATCACCTGCTCCTGTTCCTATCACATGGGGCGGGAACCGTTCCGCGACCTGCTGACCCAGGCCGCCCGCCTGGCCAAACGCGAGGTGCGCCTGGTTTCGTCCCGCGCCCAGGCTCCGGACCACCCGGTGCTGCTCTCCTTCCCGGAGTCGGAGTACCTCAAGTGCTTCGTGCTACAGGCGGTGGGGTAG
- a CDS encoding YkgJ family cysteine cluster protein — protein sequence MNDLLHNYRQLIERIDALCRGIKDALGEQVTCTEGCSDCCTAITLFPVEAASLAAALEALPEEEAEEIRAHVAEQAQGERCPLLRNHRCLLYAARPVVCRTHGLPIIYGSGHERRIDYCPLNLTEGETLPGSAIIDLDNLNSLLVAVNALFLSQSDAQDMPERLTIAETLLKRTPPR from the coding sequence ATGAATGATCTCTTACACAACTACCGCCAATTGATCGAACGCATCGATGCCCTCTGCCGCGGCATCAAGGACGCCCTGGGAGAACAGGTCACCTGCACCGAGGGGTGCAGCGACTGCTGCACGGCCATCACCCTCTTTCCGGTGGAGGCGGCCTCGCTGGCCGCGGCCCTGGAGGCGCTGCCCGAAGAGGAGGCGGAGGAGATCCGCGCCCATGTGGCGGAGCAGGCGCAGGGGGAACGCTGCCCGCTGCTTCGCAATCACCGCTGCCTGCTGTACGCCGCCCGCCCGGTGGTCTGCCGCACCCACGGCCTGCCCATCATCTACGGCAGCGGGCACGAGCGTCGCATCGACTACTGCCCCCTCAACCTGACCGAGGGGGAGACGCTCCCCGGCTCCGCCATCATCGACCTGGACAATCTCAATTCGCTTCTGGTGGCGGTCAATGCCCTCTTCCTGTCCCAGTCCGACGCCCAGGACATGCCCGAACGGCTCACCATCGCCGAAACGCTCTTGAAGCGCACCCCTCCTCGCTGA
- a CDS encoding metallophosphoesterase family protein produces MSRRVFVIGDLHGCARTLRELVTRGIRLTPSDTLYLLGDLIDRGPDSKGVLDFIFELTAAGYHVASVRGNHEEMCLRAPYSRSAMEMWAANGGLATLASFRADGPGDIPRRYLEYLDSLPPYILLDNFVIVHAGLNFDLEPPFDPFDDTEAMLWTRSDVVERRRIGGRRLICGHTMVSRQQLEASLKEDKIMLDNGCVTARWPDMGYLAALELNSMRVVFQENIDR; encoded by the coding sequence ATGAGCCGCCGCGTTTTCGTCATCGGCGACCTGCACGGCTGCGCCCGCACCCTGCGGGAACTGGTCACCCGGGGGATCCGCCTCACCCCCAGCGACACCCTCTACCTGCTGGGAGACCTGATCGACCGGGGACCGGATAGCAAAGGGGTATTGGATTTTATCTTCGAACTGACCGCCGCCGGTTATCATGTCGCCTCGGTGCGGGGCAACCACGAGGAGATGTGCCTGCGCGCCCCCTACAGCCGCTCGGCCATGGAGATGTGGGCCGCCAACGGCGGCCTGGCCACCCTGGCCAGCTTCCGTGCCGACGGTCCGGGGGACATTCCCCGCCGCTACCTGGAGTATCTCGACTCCCTTCCCCCCTATATCCTGCTGGACAACTTCGTCATCGTCCATGCCGGACTCAACTTCGACCTGGAGCCCCCCTTCGACCCCTTCGACGATACCGAGGCCATGCTCTGGACCCGCTCCGATGTGGTGGAGCGGCGGCGCATCGGCGGCAGGCGGCTCATCTGCGGCCATACCATGGTTTCGCGCCAACAACTGGAGGCCTCCCTCAAGGAGGACAAGATCATGCTGGACAACGGCTGCGTCACCGCCCGGTGGCCCGACATGGGCTACCTTGCGGCCCTGGAGCTGAACAGCATGCGGGTGGTCTTTCAGGAAAATATCGATCGGTAA
- a CDS encoding nitroreductase family protein: MIKGSDKRHADYLIDAIFLNRWSPRAMSGEAIPAEELKVLFEAARWAPSSNNNQPWRILYAQRDSGHWPLFFDLLTDSNKAWCVNAAALLVMVSKTTFEGGQPCRTHSYDTGAAWENLALQGCLRGYVVHGMQGFDYGRARAALNIPAEYQVEAMAAIGLPGRVEALPEALQARETPSDRRKLAQTVCEGPFCL, from the coding sequence ATGATCAAGGGTAGCGACAAACGCCACGCCGATTACCTCATCGACGCCATCTTCCTGAACCGCTGGTCCCCCCGCGCCATGTCCGGGGAGGCGATCCCGGCGGAGGAACTGAAGGTGCTGTTCGAGGCGGCCCGGTGGGCCCCGTCCTCCAACAACAACCAACCGTGGCGCATCCTGTACGCCCAGCGCGACAGCGGGCACTGGCCGCTCTTCTTCGACCTGCTGACCGACTCCAACAAGGCGTGGTGCGTCAACGCTGCGGCGCTTTTGGTGATGGTCTCCAAGACCACCTTCGAGGGCGGCCAGCCGTGCCGCACCCATTCCTACGACACCGGGGCGGCCTGGGAGAACCTGGCCCTCCAGGGGTGCCTGCGGGGGTATGTGGTCCACGGCATGCAGGGGTTCGACTACGGCCGGGCCCGGGCCGCCCTGAACATCCCCGCGGAGTATCAGGTGGAGGCCATGGCGGCCATCGGGCTCCCCGGCCGGGTGGAGGCGCTGCCCGAGGCGTTGCAGGCCCGGGAGACTCCCAGCGACCGGCGCAAGCTGGCCCAAACCGTATGCGAAGGACCATTCTGCCTGTGA